In the genome of Heyndrickxia acidicola, the window CTTAGATGCATTCAGCGTTTACAATTAGGACCTGCACTACGATGGTCCTGCAATATTCTTGGGTTGCCCCAGCCTCCTACATTGAATTTTAATGATTAAATATTAAATAATATCACAAATCCAGCCTATGCAACATAATCTTTTTAACGGGTATCTTCATAAAGGAGGTACCTTATTAAATTTGGTTGTGTCATTTGTTGTCAAAATAAGCCAAAATGTTGGTTTTGGTCATTTTGGACACAAACTTATTAACTGATGATTTTAACAACCTGAGGATAAAAATGATAAATTTCAAGATTTGCGTATCGCTACAAAAAAAGTACGTATAGTCAAAATTGTCTTAAAATTCAGTACGCAGAGTCAAGCGCCTTAAAACTGATATTGCTATACTTTATACAAAATATAAAAAAATGAGGAGGGAAAAAATGATCCAATTAACTGGGTTTGCAGATGAAATTTCACCAGAACTAGAAGAGCAAATCGAGGTGCTTCAATCTCTAAAAATGAAAAATGTTGAATTTAGGGGAGTTTGGGGAAAAAATGTTCTTAAACTAACTGATAAAGAATTAGAAGAAGTAAAAAAGGAATTTGATCAAAATGGAATTTTTGTTTCTTCTATTGGATCCCCCATTGGAAAAATTAATATTACTGATGATTTTGAACCACATCTAAAAGATTTTGATCGAGCACTAGAGATTGCTAAATTTTTTCATTCTCCATACATTCGCATTTTTTCTTTCTTTATCCCTGAAAAGAAAGATCCAGCAAAATACCGAGATGAGGTTTTGTATAGAATGAAAACGCTTACTAATATAGCGGAAGGAACAGAAATTGTGCTTCTTCATGAAAACGAAAAAGATATTTACGGCGACACAACTGAAAGATGCTTGGATATCTTAGAGTATGTAGATTCTCAAAATTTACGCTGTGCATTTGATCCCGCAAACTTCGTTCAATGCGGGGTAAGGCCGTTTACAGAGGCATATTCAAAACTTCTACCCTTTATTGAATATTTACACATTAAAGATGCAAGATTTGAGGATGGAAAAGTGGTTCCTGTTGGAGAAGGGGACGGTGAAGTTCGAGAAATTTTAAGCGTATTAAAAAACAAAGGTTATAACGGCTTTATGTCGTTAGAGCCGCACTTAAAGGCAGCAGAAACATTCCAAGGTTTCAGTGGTCCAGATTTATTTAAAGTAGCAACAGAAGCTTTAAAAAAAATACTAGACGACATCAATTGGCTGTGGAATTAAAAGAAAGGGGTACTACATATGTCTAAGAAAAGTTACAATTTTGCAATCATTGGTGCAGGTGTGATTGGAAAATCCCATGCAAAAATGCTGCAACAGGTTGAACAGGGAAATCTTGTTGCTATCTGTGACATAATTTCAGAAAAGGCGCAAGCATTAGCAGAAAAATATGGGTGCAATTGGTACAACAGCATAGAAGAAATGTTAGAAAATGAAGCCATCGACATCGTTAATATTTGTACTCCAAGTGGAATGCATGCTGATCACACAATACAAGCAGTACAAGCTGGAAAACATGTCATTTCAGAAAAACCAATGGATGTAAACTTGGAGAAAGCTAGACAGATGATTGAAGAATGTAGAAAGGCAAACAGAAAGCTTGCTGTTATTTCTCAACACCGTTTTGATGCTGCAACGATAGAAGTAAAAGAGGACATTGATAACGGGAAATTTGGTAAAGTAATCATCGGAAATGGAGCAATCAATTGGTATCGCTCTCAATCCTACTATGACAGTGGAGATTGGAGAGGAACATGGGAATTAGACGGTGGCGGAGCACTAATGAATCAAGGAATTCATACGATTGATGTGCTTCAATATCTAGCAGGTGAAATCGAAAGTGTTTACGCCCATTGTAGAACTATGGGGCATGAACGAATCGAAGTGGAAGATGCTGCAGTCGCGACCTTACAATTCAAAAATGGTGCTATCGGGACACTTGTCGGGACAACCTGTGCTTTCCCCGGATTATCTACAAGAATTGAAGTGTTTGGAAAAGATGGTTCGGCGGTCATTGAAAATGATCTTTTAGTGCATAAAGTATTCCGTGCTGATATTGGGGAAGTAGGTAACTATGGTGGTGTAAACCATTTAGAAACCGAAAAAGAAGTAAATGAAACAGGGGCTTCAGATCCTGCAGCGATTTCACAAAGTAGTCATGTCCTTCAATTCAACGATTTGATTGAAGCCATTGAAGAAAATCGAGAACCAGCAGTGAATGGACTCGAGGCAATTAAACCACTAAAAGTCATATTGGCAATCTATCAATCTTCAAAAATTGGGAAGCAAGTTCAAATTGACGAAATTTAGGAGGATAACATATGAAAAATAATATGAAAAAACTAGCGTCAATGGCGTTAATGGCAGGAATTGCTATTGGGCTTGCAGGTTGTGCAAGTCCAACTTCGGGTCAATCTAGTAGTTCAGATGCTAATAAGCAAATTACATTAAAAGTAGCATGGTGGGGTTCACAAGATCGAAACGACCGGACACAAAAAATGATTCAACTTTTTGAAAAACAAAATCCAAATATTAAAATCGAAACAGAATATACAAATTTCAACGACTATTGGACAAAAATGGCAACCGAAGCTGCTGGTCAAAGTTTACCAGATGTAATGCAAATGGATTACGCTTATCTTGGAGAATACACTAGTCGTCATTTGATTGATCCCCTTGATTCTTATATCAGCTCAGGAAAAATAGATTTATCTGCAGTTGATAATAAGGCATATCTTGCAGGTGGTATTATCGGCAATAAAAACTATGCCATTTCACTTGGAATGAATGCACCTGCAGTAGAATATGACCCAACCATTTTTCAAAAAGCGGGTGTACCAGAACTCCAACCAGGATATACGACAGAAAATTTAGATAATACATTATCCGCATTAAAAACAAAATTAGGTACTAAAGGATTTAGTCCAGAGGATACTGCTCCATATGACTTCACATATTACCTTCGCCAAAGAGGAACACACGAGTACAGTGCAGATGGTAAAAGTCTAGGGTATAAAGATGATCAGCTATTCGTCGATTATACAAATTACCTACTCACACACTACAAAAACGGATTGTTTGGAGATCCAAAGGTTGTAGCCTCATTAGCTCCGAATGAAGCAAATATAATGATTGTAAAAGGACAAGCAGCTGTACACGGTTTTACAAGTAACTTGGTCGTTGGGGATTCAACATACGCAGGACATACCTTAAAACTTATCGCACCGCCAGAATTACCAGGTGGGCAAGAAGGGAACTATTTGAAACCTGCCATGTTAGTCTCTATGTCTTCTTCTTCACAACATAAAGATGCAGCAGTTAAATTTATAAATTTCTTCCTTAATGATTTAGGAGCAAATGATATCTTGAAAGCAGAGCGCGGGGTGCCAATTTCTAAAAAAGTTCGAGATCATTTACTTCCAACATTAAGTGAAGCTGAAAAAGAGCAATTTTCTTATATTGAATATGTTGCTGCGCACTCCAAACCAATTGATCCGCCGGCGCCAGAAGGTGGTTCTAAAGTGTCCGACCTTTTCAATCGTTTACAGTTGCAAATTGCTTATGGTCAGCTTACACCTGAAGCAGCGGCAAAACAATTCCGTCAGGAAGCGAATCAAATTTTAAGCTCAAATTAATCTATTTTTATATAAACAAGCCATCTATCCAGTAGGTGGCTTGTTTAAAAAAGGAGATAAAAATGAAAACCCCAATTAAAACAAACATAAACGAATCTGTCGTCTCACGTACAAAAATAAAAGATCCTTTTATTACTAGGAACTCAAATTCTTTATCAAAAACATGGAAAAAAAATTTAGTCGGATACTCTTTTATCTTACCATGGCTTTTAGGATTCATTGTTTTTGTCTTAGGACCTATGATTGCTTCGCTTTATTTTTCATTTACAAACTATGACATGTTATCAAGTCCAAAATGGGTAGGTTTTAAGAATTATGTTTATATGTTTACCCAAGATCCTAGGTATTGGAATTCGCTAAAAGTAACATTTCAATTTGTATTGATATCTGTGCCATTGAAACTCGCATTCGCCTTGATGGTGGCTATGCTTTTTGTCAAACCAAGAAAAGGAGTTGGAATCTACCGGACCATCTATTATATTCCATCGTTAGTTGGAGGAAGTGTAGCAGTAGCTGTCATGTGGAGACAGTTATTTGGAGATGACGGAGCCATCAATCATGCTTTATCCCTTATAGGAATTCATGGACCGAATTGGTTGCTAGATCCAAAAACCTCCATTTGGACACTTATTTTACTTGTCACGTGGCAATTTGGATCACCGATGTTAATTTTTTTAGCAGGATTAAAACAAATCCCTCCAGAGTTGTATGAAGCAGCTAATGTTGATGGAGCTAATTCAGTTACAAAATTTTTTAGAATTACGCTTCCGATGTTATCACCAATTATCTTTTTTAATCTGGTAATGCAGATGATTAGCGGTTTTATGACATTTACGCAAAGTTTTATGGTTACTCAAGGAGGACCACTGGATTCAACATTATTTTATGCAGTCTATCTTTACGACACTGCATTTACTAATTTCCAAATGGGATATGCATCAGCGATGGCTTGGGTATTGTTAATCATCATTGGTGTATTAACTGCCATTGTCTTCAAATTATCAAAATCATGGGTATATTATGAATCGTAAGGAG includes:
- a CDS encoding Gfo/Idh/MocA family protein, which translates into the protein MSKKSYNFAIIGAGVIGKSHAKMLQQVEQGNLVAICDIISEKAQALAEKYGCNWYNSIEEMLENEAIDIVNICTPSGMHADHTIQAVQAGKHVISEKPMDVNLEKARQMIEECRKANRKLAVISQHRFDAATIEVKEDIDNGKFGKVIIGNGAINWYRSQSYYDSGDWRGTWELDGGGALMNQGIHTIDVLQYLAGEIESVYAHCRTMGHERIEVEDAAVATLQFKNGAIGTLVGTTCAFPGLSTRIEVFGKDGSAVIENDLLVHKVFRADIGEVGNYGGVNHLETEKEVNETGASDPAAISQSSHVLQFNDLIEAIEENREPAVNGLEAIKPLKVILAIYQSSKIGKQVQIDEI
- a CDS encoding ABC transporter substrate-binding protein, whose translation is MKNNMKKLASMALMAGIAIGLAGCASPTSGQSSSSDANKQITLKVAWWGSQDRNDRTQKMIQLFEKQNPNIKIETEYTNFNDYWTKMATEAAGQSLPDVMQMDYAYLGEYTSRHLIDPLDSYISSGKIDLSAVDNKAYLAGGIIGNKNYAISLGMNAPAVEYDPTIFQKAGVPELQPGYTTENLDNTLSALKTKLGTKGFSPEDTAPYDFTYYLRQRGTHEYSADGKSLGYKDDQLFVDYTNYLLTHYKNGLFGDPKVVASLAPNEANIMIVKGQAAVHGFTSNLVVGDSTYAGHTLKLIAPPELPGGQEGNYLKPAMLVSMSSSSQHKDAAVKFINFFLNDLGANDILKAERGVPISKKVRDHLLPTLSEAEKEQFSYIEYVAAHSKPIDPPAPEGGSKVSDLFNRLQLQIAYGQLTPEAAAKQFRQEANQILSSN
- a CDS encoding carbohydrate ABC transporter permease, which gives rise to MKTPIKTNINESVVSRTKIKDPFITRNSNSLSKTWKKNLVGYSFILPWLLGFIVFVLGPMIASLYFSFTNYDMLSSPKWVGFKNYVYMFTQDPRYWNSLKVTFQFVLISVPLKLAFALMVAMLFVKPRKGVGIYRTIYYIPSLVGGSVAVAVMWRQLFGDDGAINHALSLIGIHGPNWLLDPKTSIWTLILLVTWQFGSPMLIFLAGLKQIPPELYEAANVDGANSVTKFFRITLPMLSPIIFFNLVMQMISGFMTFTQSFMVTQGGPLDSTLFYAVYLYDTAFTNFQMGYASAMAWVLLIIIGVLTAIVFKLSKSWVYYES
- a CDS encoding sugar phosphate isomerase/epimerase family protein, whose translation is MIQLTGFADEISPELEEQIEVLQSLKMKNVEFRGVWGKNVLKLTDKELEEVKKEFDQNGIFVSSIGSPIGKINITDDFEPHLKDFDRALEIAKFFHSPYIRIFSFFIPEKKDPAKYRDEVLYRMKTLTNIAEGTEIVLLHENEKDIYGDTTERCLDILEYVDSQNLRCAFDPANFVQCGVRPFTEAYSKLLPFIEYLHIKDARFEDGKVVPVGEGDGEVREILSVLKNKGYNGFMSLEPHLKAAETFQGFSGPDLFKVATEALKKILDDINWLWN